In the Leptospira limi genome, one interval contains:
- a CDS encoding peptidylprolyl isomerase — translation MSQTAFCSDQTFKKITYEPLAYSPTKVLVKRADQTTVKLPEKPAIYAVVQTTQGDLVIELYDQAAPKTVQNFIDLAQGEKDFKTEKGSERRPFYDGLKFHRVIENFMAQGGCPRGDGTGGPGFQFEDEINGKALGLDKLKIKDAPEYQSQLQRVVLSEFNIKSRQEFEEKRTEVEKAYQEAMELPVLEVLYRVGYRFNEVLPSKKATRGALAMANAGPNTNGSQFFINQVDTPHLNGLHTVFGFLVTGYDVLDRIIEKGNLQTTIRKVLVIDKRQ, via the coding sequence ATGAGCCAAACTGCTTTTTGTAGTGACCAGACGTTTAAAAAAATCACATACGAACCTTTGGCATACTCACCAACCAAAGTTTTAGTCAAACGAGCCGACCAAACTACCGTTAAACTTCCAGAAAAACCTGCCATTTACGCCGTGGTCCAAACAACACAAGGTGACTTAGTCATTGAGCTTTACGACCAAGCGGCTCCTAAAACAGTTCAAAATTTCATCGATCTTGCCCAAGGGGAAAAAGATTTTAAAACGGAAAAAGGTTCCGAAAGACGCCCGTTTTACGATGGTTTAAAGTTCCACCGAGTGATCGAAAATTTTATGGCCCAAGGGGGATGCCCTAGAGGGGATGGAACGGGTGGACCTGGATTTCAATTTGAAGATGAAATCAATGGGAAGGCTCTCGGGTTAGACAAACTCAAAATCAAAGATGCACCTGAATACCAATCACAATTACAAAGGGTAGTGTTGTCCGAATTTAATATCAAATCACGCCAAGAATTCGAAGAAAAAAGAACTGAGGTTGAAAAAGCATACCAGGAAGCAATGGAACTCCCAGTGTTAGAAGTTTTATACCGAGTTGGCTATCGATTCAATGAAGTGTTACCGAGTAAAAAAGCAACTCGGGGAGCACTTGCTATGGCCAATGCGGGACCCAATACAAACGGTTCTCAGTTTTTTATCAACCAAGTAGATACTCCTCACCTAAATGGACTCCATACGGTGTTTGGATTTTTGGTCACTGGTTATGATGTCCTGGATCGAATCATTGAAAAAGGGAATCTCCAAACCACAATTCGTAAGGTTCTCGTCATAGACAAAAGACAATGA
- the fliM gene encoding flagellar motor switch protein FliM codes for MTEILSQDEIDALLNAISSGEVSEDEYSSVGEQKKVKIYDFKRPDKFSKDQIRTLQMMHETFARLATTGLSAQLRALVVVHVASVDQLTYEEFIRSIPNPTTLAVINMDPLRGSAILEIDPSISFTIIDRLFGGKGESSKVNRELSDIELSVMEGIIVRILGNLRESWSTVIDLRPRLGNIETNPQFAQVVPPNDMVVLITLETKVGEVEGMTNLCIPYITIEPIINKLSAQYWYSSIRKGEVDENRAVIQERLDQVKIPLISEVGSVDISLNDLMNLHVGDVIKLENTPIKTDLMVKVGDRSKFKATPGRVGNRLAIQIGDSIEDIPDELLGSTRSEQEY; via the coding sequence ATGACGGAAATCCTTTCCCAAGATGAAATTGATGCCCTGTTAAATGCCATCTCCTCCGGCGAAGTTTCGGAAGATGAATACTCATCTGTTGGGGAACAAAAAAAAGTCAAAATTTACGACTTCAAACGTCCGGATAAATTTTCAAAAGACCAGATTCGTACATTACAGATGATGCATGAGACCTTTGCCCGTTTGGCAACCACTGGTCTTTCTGCACAGTTACGAGCATTAGTTGTTGTCCACGTAGCTTCGGTTGACCAGTTAACATACGAAGAATTCATTCGTTCCATTCCGAATCCCACTACACTTGCTGTTATCAATATGGATCCACTCCGAGGGTCTGCCATTTTAGAAATTGACCCTTCAATTTCCTTTACAATCATTGATCGTCTGTTTGGTGGTAAGGGAGAGTCTTCAAAAGTCAATCGGGAACTTTCTGATATCGAGTTATCGGTTATGGAAGGGATCATTGTTAGGATCCTTGGAAACTTACGAGAGTCTTGGTCAACGGTGATTGACTTACGCCCAAGGCTTGGAAACATTGAAACAAACCCACAGTTCGCACAGGTAGTTCCTCCGAATGACATGGTGGTATTAATTACCCTCGAAACAAAAGTAGGGGAAGTAGAAGGGATGACAAACCTTTGTATTCCTTATATCACGATTGAACCGATCATCAATAAACTATCTGCCCAGTATTGGTATTCCTCTATTCGAAAAGGGGAGGTTGACGAAAACCGAGCAGTCATCCAAGAGCGACTCGACCAAGTGAAAATCCCTCTGATTTCGGAAGTTGGGAGTGTTGACATTTCCTTAAATGATCTTATGAATTTGCATGTAGGTGATGTGATCAAACTCGAAAACACACCTATCAAAACTGATTTAATGGTCAAAGTGGGCGATCGGAGTAAATTCAAAGCAACACCTGGACGTGTTGGCAATCGCCTCGCGATCCAAATTGGAGATAGTATAGAGGACATTCCTGACGAACTCCTCGGTTCCACTCGTTCCGAACAAGAATATTAA
- a CDS encoding alkaline phosphatase family protein — MIFVFLIHLLFSIGEVNSLDARPKKHQKIDYNARHIRSVRQTIVISIDGFPSYYWTNPKYHSYFPHLVGLFQKYGVSEIETVNPSVTYPAHTSMVTGKDPGEHGIFNNTLSDPFEKNDGGWMWYAEDIIVPTLWDLAKQNQKTTANVFWPVTVGANINSNLPQYWRKKIPEDDKLLRVISTTGLHKEAEVAVGSPLNDVAKDEVKLKTATWLFQTKKPHLMFVYTTDLDSMQHGFGPGSEKALARLAEIDTAIFTFLESVGAFTNNGPSIVIVSDHGFHSAVSVCAPNVLLKQKGYINDETGTYTLTFKSSGGISILLPGADVTLPKETITNLVTEITNSCPGAEWLDFTSLPIAETFPVGDNTNQKIRSQIHPRALGILRTKENLFFSGTRKGDLFQTSPSKIHGHGYWNENPEMKTIGFVYDPTGKKHQFQSVKDVFFIVKEMLGLKERKTKGPSVPTKP, encoded by the coding sequence TTGATTTTTGTTTTTTTGATTCATCTACTTTTCAGTATAGGTGAGGTTAATTCTTTAGACGCAAGGCCGAAAAAACATCAGAAAATAGATTATAATGCCAGACATATCCGCTCTGTTCGCCAAACGATTGTAATCTCTATCGATGGGTTTCCTTCCTACTATTGGACAAATCCAAAATACCATTCCTATTTTCCCCATTTAGTCGGACTTTTCCAGAAATACGGAGTCTCGGAAATAGAAACAGTCAATCCTTCTGTCACTTATCCCGCGCATACCTCAATGGTGACTGGGAAGGATCCAGGGGAACATGGAATTTTCAATAATACATTGTCCGATCCTTTTGAAAAAAATGATGGGGGATGGATGTGGTATGCAGAAGACATTATAGTGCCAACTCTTTGGGATCTCGCAAAACAAAATCAAAAAACAACTGCGAATGTATTTTGGCCTGTTACCGTTGGGGCAAATATCAATTCGAACCTTCCCCAGTATTGGAGGAAAAAAATACCCGAGGATGATAAACTTCTCCGTGTGATTTCCACAACGGGTTTACATAAGGAAGCCGAGGTTGCCGTTGGATCTCCGTTAAACGATGTTGCAAAAGATGAAGTGAAGTTAAAAACAGCTACTTGGCTTTTCCAAACCAAAAAACCACATTTAATGTTTGTTTATACGACTGATTTGGATTCCATGCAACATGGTTTTGGACCCGGTTCCGAAAAGGCTTTGGCACGATTGGCAGAAATTGACACGGCCATTTTTACTTTCTTAGAAAGTGTAGGAGCTTTTACTAATAATGGTCCGAGCATTGTGATTGTATCAGATCACGGGTTTCATTCTGCTGTGTCAGTCTGTGCACCCAATGTACTCCTAAAACAAAAAGGATACATCAATGATGAAACTGGTACTTACACTCTTACATTTAAAAGTTCCGGTGGAATCTCGATCCTCTTACCAGGAGCCGATGTAACTCTTCCAAAAGAAACCATTACAAATCTAGTCACTGAAATTACGAATTCTTGTCCAGGTGCTGAATGGTTGGATTTTACAAGTTTGCCAATAGCCGAAACATTTCCTGTCGGTGACAATACAAATCAAAAGATCAGATCCCAAATCCATCCACGAGCATTGGGAATCCTCCGAACCAAAGAAAACTTATTTTTTAGTGGGACAAGAAAAGGGGATCTGTTCCAAACATCACCTAGTAAAATCCATGGCCATGGGTATTGGAATGAGAATCCAGAAATGAAAACGATAGGATTTGTCTATGATCCAACTGGAAAAAAACATCAGTTTCAATCTGTAAAAGATGTATTTTTTATCGTAAAAGAGATGTTAGGTTTGAAAGAAAGGAAAACCAAAGGGCCAAGTGTTCCCACAAAACCCTGA
- a CDS encoding ferredoxin has protein sequence MRKAYVDKDNCTSCNQCADNLPKYFMMDEDDLSQTHIGGETINDAMIPDEDEKKVQKEMDECPGECIHWKKH, from the coding sequence ATGAGAAAGGCTTATGTAGACAAAGACAATTGTACTTCCTGTAACCAGTGTGCAGATAATTTACCTAAGTACTTTATGATGGATGAGGATGATTTGTCCCAAACCCATATCGGCGGAGAAACGATCAACGATGCAATGATCCCTGACGAAGACGAAAAAAAAGTCCAAAAGGAAATGGATGAATGCCCAGGGGAATGTATCCACTGGAAAAAACACTAA
- a CDS encoding SemiSWEET transporter, whose protein sequence is MDNLIGYVAAFLTTVSFLPQVLRVVMTKQTRDISRNMYIMFFFGVVLWFVYGILKSDFPIILANVVTLFFVTIILYYKLNEGKET, encoded by the coding sequence ATGGATAACTTAATTGGGTATGTGGCAGCTTTTTTAACTACGGTCTCTTTTCTACCACAAGTCCTTCGTGTTGTCATGACCAAACAAACTAGGGATATCAGCCGTAATATGTACATCATGTTCTTTTTCGGTGTCGTGTTATGGTTTGTTTATGGAATTTTAAAATCAGATTTTCCGATTATCCTCGCAAATGTAGTCACTTTATTTTTTGTAACAATCATTTTATACTATAAACTCAATGAAGGGAAAGAAACATGA
- the queF gene encoding preQ(1) synthase yields MSEKKSESSYEDKQDHIPSWTTPPIEWFANVYAGREYNIEFTIPEFTAVCPKTGLPDFGTIFIEYIPREKCAELKSLKEYMMSYRNVGIFHENVVNKILEDFVKAVDPIYVKVIGDYNVRGGVKTVVKREYKA; encoded by the coding sequence ATGTCGGAAAAAAAATCAGAATCTTCTTACGAGGACAAACAGGACCATATCCCGTCTTGGACCACCCCTCCCATTGAGTGGTTTGCCAATGTCTATGCTGGCCGAGAGTACAATATCGAATTTACCATTCCCGAATTTACGGCCGTTTGCCCAAAAACAGGACTTCCGGATTTTGGAACCATTTTCATCGAATACATCCCCAGAGAAAAATGTGCCGAACTAAAATCCCTCAAAGAATACATGATGTCCTACCGGAATGTAGGCATTTTTCATGAAAATGTGGTGAATAAAATCTTGGAAGATTTTGTGAAGGCTGTGGACCCCATTTATGTCAAAGTGATAGGTGATTATAATGTTCGAGGTGGTGTCAAAACCGTCGTAAAACGAGAGTACAAAGCATAA
- the guaA gene encoding glutamine-hydrolyzing GMP synthase, translated as MKSDKKIAVVDFGGQYAHLIASRIRRLGAYTEILSNEEPLSVYESYAGIILSGGPSSVYETGAPQLPSGFFNTSVPVLGICYGHQLMMRALGGEVVSANTKEYGPAILEIENANSELSKSLSLKTKVWMSHGDEVVRLPNDFQVIAQSDHCRYAFVSHSSKKLYGIQFHPEVTHSEEGEILLKNFVELCGVSATWSISQFLEEQIQTLQKKVPAGKNVFLLVSGGVDSSVAYLLLAKALGKDRVKGLLVDTGFMRKNEVKDLMDNLHQVGFDLTIWDESEVFYSHLQNEFEPEKKRRIVGDLFLEAQGKATNSLGLDAEHWLLGQGTIYPDTIESGGTKHSHKIKTHHNRVPQIEALIREGKIVEPIADLYKDEVRDLGRKLGLPERWIERHPFPGPGLVVRMIASPKTNPPHIDFGVWKNKFPKAEIQILPILSVGVQGDQRSYAHCAVLSDFTSDWMELDQLSVEITNTKKEINRVVFAPGITHFDKDFFYTKLSLDKDHADILREADAIVNQILYEESIHNEIWQMPVVLVPVGLRENSYGVVLRPVESTEAMTANFYQMNRNILSQITNKLLNLPSISLVMYDLTHKPPGTIEWE; from the coding sequence ATGAAAAGTGATAAAAAAATCGCAGTCGTCGATTTCGGCGGCCAGTATGCTCACCTCATTGCTTCCCGTATTCGCAGACTCGGAGCTTATACAGAAATCCTTTCCAACGAAGAACCATTGTCTGTTTACGAATCCTATGCCGGGATCATTCTTTCTGGTGGACCCAGTAGTGTGTATGAGACAGGTGCACCCCAATTACCCTCTGGGTTTTTTAACACCTCTGTTCCAGTTTTAGGTATTTGTTATGGCCACCAACTTATGATGCGTGCCCTTGGAGGAGAGGTTGTTTCCGCCAACACAAAAGAATATGGACCTGCCATTCTAGAGATCGAAAATGCTAATTCAGAATTATCAAAATCATTATCGTTAAAAACAAAAGTATGGATGAGCCATGGAGATGAGGTGGTTCGGCTTCCAAATGATTTCCAAGTGATCGCACAATCGGATCACTGCCGTTATGCGTTTGTTTCCCATTCTTCCAAAAAACTGTATGGGATCCAATTCCACCCTGAGGTAACCCATTCAGAAGAAGGGGAAATTTTACTCAAAAACTTTGTAGAGTTATGTGGTGTTTCTGCTACATGGAGTATATCGCAGTTCTTAGAAGAACAAATCCAAACCCTACAAAAAAAAGTCCCAGCTGGCAAAAATGTATTTTTACTCGTATCAGGAGGAGTGGATTCCTCTGTTGCCTATTTACTCCTTGCAAAAGCTCTTGGGAAAGACCGTGTCAAGGGACTCCTTGTCGATACAGGGTTTATGCGGAAAAACGAAGTAAAAGATCTGATGGACAATTTGCACCAAGTGGGTTTTGACCTTACCATTTGGGATGAAAGTGAGGTGTTTTATAGTCACTTACAAAACGAATTTGAACCAGAGAAAAAAAGAAGGATCGTTGGAGATTTATTCTTAGAAGCACAAGGCAAAGCAACAAACTCTCTAGGACTTGACGCCGAACATTGGTTACTTGGTCAAGGGACGATCTACCCAGATACCATCGAGTCTGGTGGAACCAAACATTCTCATAAAATCAAAACCCACCACAACCGTGTGCCCCAAATCGAAGCACTCATCCGTGAAGGAAAAATTGTAGAACCAATTGCGGACCTTTATAAAGACGAAGTCAGGGATTTGGGTAGAAAACTTGGGCTGCCAGAACGATGGATCGAACGCCACCCTTTCCCTGGGCCTGGCCTTGTGGTACGTATGATCGCAAGTCCGAAGACAAATCCTCCCCACATCGATTTTGGTGTCTGGAAGAATAAGTTTCCAAAAGCAGAGATTCAAATTTTACCGATTCTATCTGTTGGTGTTCAGGGAGACCAAAGGAGTTATGCTCACTGTGCGGTGCTCAGTGATTTTACTTCCGATTGGATGGAACTCGACCAATTGTCTGTTGAAATCACCAATACCAAAAAAGAAATCAATCGTGTGGTATTTGCCCCAGGTATCACTCATTTTGATAAAGATTTCTTTTACACAAAACTTTCGTTAGACAAAGATCATGCAGATATTTTGCGAGAAGCAGATGCAATTGTAAACCAAATCCTTTATGAAGAATCGATCCATAATGAAATTTGGCAGATGCCAGTTGTGCTTGTTCCTGTTGGATTACGTGAAAATTCCTATGGAGTGGTTTTACGACCTGTTGAATCTACTGAAGCGATGACTGCCAATTTTTACCAAATGAACCGAAACATTTTGTCTCAGATCACTAACAAATTGTTAAACCTTCCCAGTATCTCTCTTGTGATGTATGATCTTACCCACAAACCTCCAGGTACCATTGAATGGGAATAG
- a CDS encoding LIMLP_04285 family protein, whose translation MKLQRFVFVTILLFFLHPLLADTVKVKTTKEVLENVKTSSPTANYVLVESQDGTKQAFKKNAVEVTTLPVVWDQPKEEEKPGFFSGLFASKGNSEGQKSSEPNAEGNQEPSKEGKENESILSKRLPELAMGGMALLWILLP comes from the coding sequence ATGAAGCTCCAAAGATTTGTTTTTGTAACAATTTTATTATTTTTCCTTCACCCACTCCTCGCAGATACCGTGAAAGTAAAAACGACAAAAGAAGTATTAGAAAATGTAAAAACTTCTTCTCCAACTGCTAATTATGTTTTAGTGGAATCGCAAGATGGCACCAAACAAGCGTTCAAGAAAAATGCTGTAGAAGTCACAACACTTCCTGTTGTTTGGGACCAACCGAAGGAAGAAGAAAAACCTGGATTCTTTTCAGGATTATTTGCCTCCAAAGGGAATTCAGAGGGACAAAAATCTTCGGAACCGAATGCGGAAGGGAACCAAGAACCGTCCAAAGAAGGAAAAGAAAACGAGAGTATTCTCTCCAAACGCCTTCCTGAGCTCGCAATGGGTGGAATGGCTCTCCTTTGGATCCTACTCCCTTAA
- a CDS encoding ChpI protein, giving the protein MKTAISIPDDLFVTAENTAKKLGIPRSQLFAKALEEFIQNHSKEKITEKLNEVYSNDTTKKDNSLSDVSVAILRNSLKNESW; this is encoded by the coding sequence ATGAAGACGGCTATTTCGATACCAGATGATCTTTTCGTAACTGCTGAAAATACTGCAAAAAAACTTGGAATTCCTAGAAGTCAATTATTTGCAAAAGCTCTGGAAGAATTCATCCAGAATCATTCAAAAGAGAAGATTACAGAGAAATTGAATGAAGTGTATTCAAATGATACAACTAAAAAGGATAATTCCCTTTCTGATGTGTCTGTTGCAATTCTGAGAAATAGTCTAAAAAATGAATCGTGGTGA
- a CDS encoding type II toxin-antitoxin system PemK/MazF family toxin, giving the protein MNRGEIWWVDLGIPFGSEPGFKRPVFIIQNDSFNESNINSIIVVPLTTNMHLAKAPGNVMLTRKETNLSKDSVVNISQIVSLDRERFISRASELKSKSINKIEEGIKLVLSLSS; this is encoded by the coding sequence ATGAATCGTGGTGAGATTTGGTGGGTCGATCTTGGGATTCCTTTTGGAAGTGAACCTGGATTCAAAAGACCTGTTTTCATCATCCAAAATGATTCCTTCAATGAAAGTAATATTAATTCAATTATTGTCGTACCTTTGACAACTAATATGCATTTAGCAAAGGCGCCTGGGAATGTGATGCTGACTCGTAAAGAGACAAACCTTTCTAAAGATTCAGTTGTGAATATTTCTCAAATAGTGTCTCTTGATCGAGAAAGATTCATTAGTAGGGCATCGGAATTAAAATCAAAGAGTATCAATAAAATTGAAGAGGGAATTAAATTAGTTCTTTCTTTAAGTTCATAA
- a CDS encoding O-antigen ligase family protein — protein sequence MIGKETFHTVSFVFLWLFLAFSPFSISLSQIFASLSLFFLFLHQIKNKELPKFPNALLFWIGLYISFLIFPLIEYQQIHWKKDIVKTEFGDLWMAFLLLHETSLTNLQKKKLQKAVLLGSIFLILSGLVSLFFHYRLAPYVMDGFRYIEGKRLPHLLANLNGISIYLPIGFQSTHLTYGGLLALYLPSLWEKTFVLFQKKQIRIHFWKVSLVFFSFSLLGFFLLFLNQSRSIWIGFLVSSILLYQNRKPSLKKILPWLVFGIFLILTMLIIFYHTNWIFQRAIDDIFTKRSLENQRIWIHKINFILIRENYLFGIGAGNYGERFIDSAIPIIDQFPELYYDLFITPKSHAHFDFLHDILLGGSFAFIFFMSFLWGICKHIESTRKQFLFSIGIFVVLIAGSFQCYLLDDEVLLPFMGLLSILPQLRKNKLDLHSTIKDQLGKRSTTVFQNRNYIPVSFGMILLWLFSSLTVTYLWSQTEDKDLVIHRTRSKDNFPSPFSQKSIGAEFPIPLPGNPKEWYFKLSGCLDKEVNLRTKPVIRKKPIQVKILWDKEFEKHLPNSIRVEIRKRESFDQDKEYKVHGERVLKTISLPITGKDHLVSIDPSDMLQEAPEFVDFGFWYEWEGKEPYLPRIEISGNCE from the coding sequence ATGATTGGGAAAGAAACATTTCATACGGTATCCTTTGTTTTTCTCTGGCTTTTTTTGGCTTTCTCCCCATTTTCCATTAGCCTAAGCCAAATCTTCGCAAGCCTATCCCTATTCTTTTTATTCCTACACCAAATCAAAAACAAAGAACTACCCAAATTCCCAAATGCACTTCTTTTTTGGATCGGACTCTACATTAGTTTTTTAATTTTTCCTCTTATCGAATACCAACAGATCCATTGGAAAAAGGACATCGTAAAAACTGAATTTGGTGATCTATGGATGGCTTTTTTACTCCTCCACGAAACATCTCTTACAAACTTACAGAAAAAAAAATTACAAAAAGCAGTTCTTTTGGGATCGATTTTCCTAATCCTTTCAGGACTTGTTTCTTTATTTTTCCATTACAGACTTGCTCCCTATGTTATGGATGGTTTTCGTTATATCGAGGGAAAACGACTTCCCCATTTACTCGCAAATCTAAATGGAATTTCGATTTATTTGCCAATCGGTTTCCAGAGTACTCATTTAACCTATGGCGGACTACTTGCTTTATACCTTCCTTCGTTGTGGGAAAAAACATTTGTACTCTTCCAAAAGAAACAAATCCGAATCCATTTTTGGAAAGTTTCTTTGGTATTTTTTAGTTTCTCTTTGTTAGGTTTTTTTCTTCTATTTTTAAACCAAAGCCGGTCGATTTGGATTGGTTTTTTGGTTAGTTCCATCCTTCTCTACCAGAATAGAAAACCTTCGTTAAAAAAAATCCTACCTTGGCTCGTATTTGGAATATTTTTGATTCTGACAATGCTTATCATCTTTTATCATACCAATTGGATTTTCCAAAGGGCCATCGATGACATCTTCACCAAACGTTCGCTAGAGAACCAAAGAATTTGGATCCATAAAATCAATTTCATTTTGATACGAGAAAATTATCTTTTTGGAATTGGTGCCGGGAACTACGGCGAACGTTTTATTGATTCAGCTATTCCCATCATCGATCAATTTCCAGAACTCTACTACGATTTATTCATTACTCCTAAATCACATGCTCATTTTGATTTTTTGCATGACATCCTTCTCGGAGGAAGTTTCGCCTTTATTTTCTTTATGAGTTTTTTGTGGGGGATTTGTAAACATATTGAATCCACTCGAAAGCAATTTCTATTTTCGATCGGAATTTTTGTAGTACTCATTGCGGGAAGTTTTCAGTGTTATTTGTTAGATGATGAAGTATTATTACCTTTTATGGGTTTATTGTCGATCCTCCCACAATTGAGAAAAAACAAATTGGATTTACATTCCACAATAAAGGATCAACTTGGGAAACGTTCTACAACTGTTTTTCAAAATCGAAATTACATTCCCGTTTCCTTCGGAATGATTTTGCTTTGGCTTTTTTCCTCTTTGACTGTCACCTATCTATGGAGCCAAACGGAAGATAAGGATTTGGTCATTCACCGAACAAGGAGCAAAGATAACTTTCCAAGTCCATTCTCACAAAAGTCAATTGGTGCAGAATTTCCAATTCCCTTACCAGGCAATCCCAAAGAATGGTATTTCAAACTTTCAGGCTGTTTGGACAAAGAAGTGAATTTAAGAACCAAACCCGTCATCAGGAAAAAACCAATCCAAGTGAAAATTCTTTGGGACAAGGAATTTGAAAAACATTTACCCAATTCCATTCGAGTCGAAATTCGAAAACGAGAGAGTTTTGACCAAGACAAAGAATATAAAGTTCATGGTGAACGCGTTCTCAAAACCATCTCACTACCGATCACAGGAAAAGATCATCTGGTCTCCATAGATCCAAGTGATATGCTACAAGAAGCACCAGAGTTTGTTGATTTTGGATTTTGGTATGAGTGGGAGGGAAAAGAACCTTATTTACCGAGGATTGAAATTTCTGGGAATTGTGAGTAG
- a CDS encoding glycosyltransferase family 2 protein: MDGKRKRKLSVAIITFNEEKNIGDCIRSVITFADEIIVLDSLSTDKTKEIATSFPTVRFFEAPFPGHVEQKNKAISYCQNDWILSLDADERANETLQKSIITFLEAEEINCEGFKIARLTFHLGKWIRYSGWYPQRRYRLFQKESASWVGENPHDYLELKMGSRGKVMKGDILHYSFTDFSHQINTINQFSSIVAYTRYAKGEKFSLLKTIFKPFGKFLEIYVFKFGFLDGIPGLWIALASSFSTFLKYAKLYELDKLKLERPSNVRKDYGKK; this comes from the coding sequence ATGGATGGCAAGAGAAAAAGAAAATTGTCGGTGGCAATCATCACCTTCAACGAAGAAAAAAACATCGGTGATTGTATTCGATCCGTAATTACCTTTGCAGACGAAATCATCGTACTTGATTCATTAAGCACAGACAAAACAAAAGAAATCGCAACATCATTCCCCACCGTTCGATTTTTCGAAGCTCCCTTTCCTGGTCATGTGGAACAAAAAAACAAAGCCATTTCCTATTGTCAAAATGATTGGATCCTATCTTTAGATGCAGATGAAAGAGCAAACGAAACACTCCAAAAATCAATCATCACCTTCCTTGAAGCAGAGGAAATCAATTGTGAAGGATTTAAAATCGCAAGACTTACGTTCCATTTAGGCAAGTGGATCCGTTACAGTGGTTGGTATCCCCAACGCCGGTACCGATTGTTTCAGAAAGAAAGTGCAAGTTGGGTCGGTGAAAACCCTCACGACTATTTAGAATTAAAAATGGGATCTCGGGGAAAGGTAATGAAAGGTGATATCTTACATTATAGTTTTACCGATTTTAGCCACCAAATTAATACGATCAATCAATTCTCAAGTATTGTTGCTTATACTCGTTATGCGAAAGGAGAAAAGTTTTCTCTTCTAAAAACAATTTTTAAACCCTTTGGAAAATTCCTTGAAATTTATGTTTTTAAATTTGGTTTTTTAGATGGAATCCCTGGACTTTGGATTGCCCTTGCATCTTCATTTTCGACCTTCCTGAAATATGCGAAATTATATGAACTGGACAAATTGAAGTTGGAACGACCTTCCAATGTAAGAAAAGACTATGGCAAAAAATAG
- a CDS encoding LBBP_01157 family protein produces MAKNSLPKKRGVWKKFLSLFQSDQSSKGQDSEKRKKEPKSFLMEWVTANESWKKKLPTKQVSSGLVTETKKFRLTKTNEKLFRIEGEDYSIILVTDNHLYKNKDGKWAGVLFVDEGDLNQNLTKEIGKLDDFLNQFAIPKADLFLDTDAPKDDWRVVLSWERFWQEQLLLQMSPNSMALVMLAIGEECKDFFVQIATERQKRLVRDELFYLNLGVSSQNNPHSKTKNLYGFGSALKEFGNKINLIQERREKEIEHGA; encoded by the coding sequence ATGGCAAAAAATAGTTTACCAAAGAAAAGGGGAGTTTGGAAAAAATTCCTCTCCCTATTCCAATCAGACCAAAGTTCCAAGGGACAGGATTCTGAAAAACGGAAAAAAGAGCCAAAATCGTTTCTTATGGAATGGGTTACAGCAAACGAATCTTGGAAAAAGAAACTCCCCACAAAACAGGTAAGCTCAGGCCTTGTTACCGAAACAAAAAAGTTTCGCTTAACAAAAACAAATGAAAAACTATTTCGAATCGAAGGTGAGGATTATTCGATCATCTTAGTTACCGATAACCATTTGTATAAAAATAAGGATGGGAAATGGGCAGGTGTGTTATTTGTTGATGAGGGTGATTTGAACCAAAATCTTACCAAAGAGATTGGAAAATTGGATGACTTTCTGAATCAATTTGCCATACCAAAAGCAGATCTATTTTTAGATACCGATGCTCCCAAAGATGATTGGCGGGTTGTTCTCAGTTGGGAAAGATTTTGGCAGGAACAATTGTTATTACAAATGTCTCCAAACTCTATGGCACTTGTTATGTTGGCCATTGGAGAGGAGTGTAAAGATTTTTTTGTTCAAATCGCAACAGAAAGGCAAAAACGCCTCGTAAGGGATGAATTGTTTTATTTGAATTTAGGAGTTAGTAGCCAAAACAACCCACATTCCAAAACAAAAAATCTTTATGGTTTTGGTTCTGCATTAAAAGAATTTGGTAATAAAATCAATCTGATACAAGAAAGAAGAGAAAAGGAAATAGAACATGGAGCATAG